A single Nomia melanderi isolate GNS246 chromosome 13, iyNomMela1, whole genome shotgun sequence DNA region contains:
- the LOC116423983 gene encoding uncharacterized protein LOC116423983 isoform X1: protein MYQARHATERTALTRPLDSPDYVEFASLLRTRKTRIRQFQCCICGILIAVFTMGLIAAVSYSVNQDIIDNTPNLTFSTQPSANLTGSLRLGFAPGGSYTLYSNPAFLPSSNSILIGDKNENPPPLSEEEYKEGLEAGRQAINERLFADASALASPLPSPSPEARHRYAVSTCSSVGALALAAIGELGATKAIENTRSILGETSAIGSFFDGGWLPRSVCKHLVPPDCPPSKYRTLDGSCNRQLQQGATMKPFRRVLPANYADGLETPRRSLSGAELPSAREVSLKVHKPSPSTNPHFTVMLAVYGQFLDHDITATAISQGVNGSSISCCPPSVGHPECFPVPVASGDPVFDVTSRTCMEFVRSAPAPQCKLGPRQQLNQVTAFIDGSAVYGSDVNTAHSLREFSGGRLKMQITPDNRTLLPASTNPTDGCNRETERQRGRYCFAAGDARANENLHLTTMHLLWARQHNRIADQLAKINPNWDEDTVYEETRRIIAAQMQHITYQEFLPIVLGETETALRGLRPLKTGYRDSSPDDPNFDPTIANSFASAAFRFAHTLLPGLMKMTDGQMGTSSYVELHRMLFNPYSLYAEGGVKSSVTSATGNVIQMTSTHVTSQLTNHLFEDPLGNVTLPCGLDLVSLNIQRGRDHGLPGYTKWRENCGLGKVESFSDLEGHLDPQALQDISSLYKSVHDVDLYTGALAEFPKADGLVGPTFTCLIADQFVRLQRGDRFWYETPDEPYSFTPDQLQELRKTTLAGLICGCSDGVTQTQAEVMRTVGPDNPMLSCEDIPKIVLDAWKETKSETPLLRASFAPLNWTEFKDSINSTIRDVVSYINSTRASAALDTDWAAFKNYVNNTFSDLRNQISGLHPPKPDPVPKEGSSIYPDTFILRSAGAVDVYQDWVSFKSDLVKSLNDSIGSMSSGPAAAANWAAFKQDIVNQLADVKAQVASMKADIKAQVASMKADLAPKLLKMSEEDIESLMKNNSLKDSMIPAIFDWKNFKDGITSSLDDTIADIGKNMPGPGDPAWATYGDDIKDKFSAIRDKIDSQKPAKQLGAGTSDSGDDWLSYKADIVKTINDAVKEIKDKMPPPGDPAWATYRDEIIKSFSVFRTTQSPQELATLPSVDNSVNEAKLTKIEVSDLTKDWQSFHSQINDSLTRIIQDIQSKKPTTVDPVGWTAFRDSITNDFAKLKDEISNMKAEWTAEVDKPKPDKDSPSLQAAAKNGDSSKFDYTKFTKPVIPADEWISFKKQINDTLMNLLRDANDTGRIDLEEVRGIFDESFADLRNEISSLRDLIGRSGWKKADDWISFQKQLNSTIEVLVDTVQDGSKVSAGDMLKILIDTKDKFADLEPPTGVPAEDWSQYSSSVSKTLSDALKVINSKSSASMLKSETPDASSSDNPKSLPEWLLVPCIASIAHWLSSSTIGILVC, encoded by the exons ATGTATCAAGCCAGACACGCCACGGAGAGGACCGCGCTCACCAGGCCGCTCGACTCGCCCGATTACGTGGAATTCGCGAGCCTCCTGAGGACCAGGAAGACGCGGATCAGGCAGTTCCAGTGCTGCATCTGCGGCATTTTGAT AGCGGTTTTCACGATGGGTTTGATAGCAGCAGTGAGCTACTCGGTGAACCAGGACATCATAGACAACACTCCAAACCTAACATTCTCTACCCAACCATCCGCGAACCTGACCGGATCCTTGAGGTTAGGTTTCGCTCCGGGAGGCTCATACACGCTGTACAGCAATCCGGCGTTCCTGCCAAGTTCGAATTCGATCCTCATTGGCGATAAAAACGAAAATCCACCGCCTCTGAGCGAGGAAGAGTACAAAGAAGGTTTAGAAGCTGGCAGGCAAGCGATAAACGAGCGTCTCTTCGCAGATGCCAGTGCTCTAGCGTCGCCATTGCCATCTCCTTCACCCGAGGCCAGGCATCGCTACGCAGTTAGCACGTGTAGTAGCGTTGGTGCGCTAGCTTTGGCAGCGATCGGTGAACTGGGAGCTACCAAGGCGATCGAGAACACTAGATCGATCTTGGGAGAGACGTCAGCTATTGGTAGCTTCTTCGATGGAGGATGGCTGCCTCGAAGTGTCTGCAAGCATCTGGTTCCACCAGATTGTCCTCCAAGCAAATACAGAACTCTTGATGGCAGCTGCAACCGCCAATTGCAACAGGGTGCTACTATGAAACCATTTAGAAGAGTTTTACCTGCCAACTACGCTGATGGCCTGGAGACACCTCGCAGGTCACTGTCGGGTGCTGAACTACCCTCTGCCAGAGAAGTCAGTCTAAAGGTCCACAAGCCATCCCCTAGCACTAATCCTCATTTTACGGTGATGCTGGCTGTCTACGGGCAATTTCTGGACCATGACATCACTGCCACTGCGATTAGCCAGGGTGTCAATGGCAGCTCTATTTCCTGCTGTCCACCATCCGTTGGACATCCAGAGTGTTTCCCAGTACCAGTAGCTTCCGGTGATCCAGTCTTCGATGTGACTAGTAGGACCTGCATGGAGTTCGTCAGGTCTGCACCTGCACCGCAGTGCAAGCTTGGACCTAGACAGCAGCTGAATCAG GTTACAGCGTTCATCGACGGTTCAGCGGTCTATGGATCGGATGTCAATACGGCTCACAGTTTGCGCGAGTTTTCTGGCGGTCGTCTGAAAATGCAAATCACCCCCGACAATCGAACATTGTTGCCTGCGAGCACCAACCCTACCGACGGCTGCAACAGGGAAACTGAACGCCAAAGAGGACGCTATTGTTTCGCAGCAGGCGATGCTCGTGCAAACGAGAATCTGCATCTCACGACGATGCACCTGCTCTGGGCGAGGCAGCACAACAGGATAGCTGATCAATTGGCTAAGATCAATCCTAACTGGGACGAAGATACCGTCTACGAAGAGACTCGCCGCATAATTGCTGCTCAGATGCAGCACATCACTTATCAAGAATTTCTACCAATCGTTCTAGGCGAAACGGAAACAGCCTTAAGAGGTCTCAGACCTCTTAAGACTGGCTACAGGGACTCAAGCCCGGATGATCCTAACTTCGATCCTACTATAGCCAACAGTTTCGCCTCAGCTGCCTTCCGATTCGCTCACACTTTGCTACCTGGATTGATGAAGATGACGGACGGACAAATGGGCACTTCTTCTTATGTAGAGCTTCACAGGATGCTGTTTAACCCTTACAGTCTCTATGCAGAGGGCGGTGTGAAGAGTTCTGTGACTTCTGCCACTGGGAATGTCATCCAGATGACTTCCACGCATGTCACCTCTCAGCTGACCAATCATCTGTTTGAAGATCCTCTTGGGAATGTTACTCTACCCTGCGGGCTAGATTTGGTCTCGCTGAATATTCAAAGAGGAAGGGACCATGGGCTGCCAGGGTACACTAAGTGGAGAGAAAATTGTGGACTGGGCAAGGTAGAGAGTTTCTCTGATCTGGAGGGACACCTGGACCCGCAGGCTCTGCAAGACATTTCGAGCCTTTATAAGTCAGTTCATGATGTTGATCTATACACTGGAGCTCTAGCTGAGTTCCCTAAAGCTGACGGACTCGTTGGACCCACTTTCACTTGTTTGATCGCGGATCAGTTCGTTAGGTTGCAGAGGGGCGATAGGTTCTGGTATGAGACGCCTGATGAGCCTTATTCGTTTACTCCAG ACCAGCTTCAGGAACTGCGCAAGACGACGCTGGCAGGGCTGATCTGCGGTTGTTCCGACGGAGTAACTCAAACTCAAGCGGAAGTGATGAGAACAGTTGGACCCGACAACCCCATGCTTTCCTGCGAGGACATCCCGAAGATAGTTCTCGATGCTTGGAAGGAAACTAAGTCGGAGACACCTCTCTTAAGAGCTTCGTTCGCGCCACTCAACTGGACAGAGTTCAAAGACAGCATAAACAGCACCATTAGGGACGTAGTATCTTACATCAACAGCACTAGAGCATCAGCTGCGTTAGACACAGACTGGGCAGCTTTTAAGAATTACGTAAACAATACGTTCTCTGATCTGAGGAATCAGATATCCGGGCTTCATCCTCCTAAGCCTGATCCTGTGCCAAAAGAGGGATCCTCAATATATCCAGACACCTTTATTCTACGCTCAGCAGGTGCAGTGGACGTGTACCAGGACTGGGTGAGTTTCAAAAGTGACTTGGTGAAGTCTTTGAACGATTCTATAGGATCCATGAGCAGTGGTCCAGCGGCAGCAGCCAACTGGGCTGCTTTTAAACAGGACATTGTTAATCAGTTAGCTGACGTAAAGGCTCAGGTAGCTTCAATGAAGGCTGATATAAAGGCCCAGGTAGCTTCGATGAAAGCTGATCTTGCTCCCAAGTTGCTGAAGATGTCCGAAGAAGATATTGAATCTTTGATGAAGAATAATAGCCTAAAGGACTCTATGATACCTGCGATCTTCGATTGGAAGAACTTCAAAGATGGCATCACGTCCTCTTTGGACGACACGATTGCGGATATTGGAAAGAACATGCCTGGCCCTGGTGATCCAGCTTGGGCGACGTACGGTGACGACATTAAAGACAAATTCTCCGCTATCCGCGATAAAATAGATAGTCAGAAACCTGCGAAACAATTGGGTGCTGGGACATCGGACTCAGGTGACGATTGGTTGAGCTACAAGGCTGACATTGTTAAGACTATCAACGATGCCGTGAAGGAAATAAAGGACAAGATGCCTCCTCCCGGCGATCCTGCTTGGGCGACTTACAGAGACGAAATTATAAAGAGTTTCTCTGTTTTCAGAACTACCCAGTCCCCACAGGAACTTGCCACGCTACCTTCCGTTGATAACTCCGTCAACGAAGCTAAACTGACAAAAATCGAGGTGTCCGATTTAACTAAAGACTGGCAAAGCTTTCACAGCCAAATCAACGACTCCTTGACAAGAATAATCCAAGATATTCAGAGTAAAAAGCCAACTACCGTTGATCCTGTCGGTTGGACTGCCTTCAGGGATTCAATTACGAACGATTTCGCCAAGCTCAAAGACGAGATCTCGAACATGAAGGCAGAATGGACCGCGGAGGTCGATAAACCGAAGCCTGACAAGGATTCGCCGAGCCTCCAAGCTGCAGCTAAGAACGGAGACAGCTCGAAGTTCGATTACACCAAGTTTACGAAGCCTGTCATCCCCGCGGATGAATGGATTAGCTTCAAGAAGCAGATAAACGACACTCTGATGAATTTATTGCGCGACGCTAATGACACCGGTCGGATAGACCTCGAAGAGGTCCGCGGAATTTTCGACGAGTCTTTCGCTGATTTGAGGAACGAGATCTCGTCGCTGAGGGATCTGATCGGGCGAAGTGGATGGAAGAAGGCGGACGATTGGATAAGTTTCCAGAAGCAATTGAATTCGACGATCGAGGTCCTGGTGGACACCGTTCAGGACGGGAGCAAAGTGTCCGCTGGGGACATGTTGAAGATTCTGATCGACACCAAGGATAAGTTCGCTGATTTGGAACCGCCAACAGGTGTACCGGCGGAAGATTGGTCCCAATATTCGTCCAGTGTTAGCAAGACTCTGTCGGACGCGCTGAAAGTGATAAACTCGAAGAGTTCCGCGTCGATGTTGAAGTCGGAGACACCGGACGCTTCGTCGTCTGACAATCCTAAGTCTCTACCAGAATGGCTGCTTGTCCCTTGCATCGCGAGCATTGCGCACTGGCTGTCTTCGTCGACGATCGGGATATTAGTCTGTTGA
- the LOC116423983 gene encoding uncharacterized protein LOC116423983 isoform X2: MSSTESTSLTGDKPARVYYVRDSYPFYSHRRRQKLQLRCIAYTVATAVFTMGLIAAVSYSVNQDIIDNTPNLTFSTQPSANLTGSLRLGFAPGGSYTLYSNPAFLPSSNSILIGDKNENPPPLSEEEYKEGLEAGRQAINERLFADASALASPLPSPSPEARHRYAVSTCSSVGALALAAIGELGATKAIENTRSILGETSAIGSFFDGGWLPRSVCKHLVPPDCPPSKYRTLDGSCNRQLQQGATMKPFRRVLPANYADGLETPRRSLSGAELPSAREVSLKVHKPSPSTNPHFTVMLAVYGQFLDHDITATAISQGVNGSSISCCPPSVGHPECFPVPVASGDPVFDVTSRTCMEFVRSAPAPQCKLGPRQQLNQVTAFIDGSAVYGSDVNTAHSLREFSGGRLKMQITPDNRTLLPASTNPTDGCNRETERQRGRYCFAAGDARANENLHLTTMHLLWARQHNRIADQLAKINPNWDEDTVYEETRRIIAAQMQHITYQEFLPIVLGETETALRGLRPLKTGYRDSSPDDPNFDPTIANSFASAAFRFAHTLLPGLMKMTDGQMGTSSYVELHRMLFNPYSLYAEGGVKSSVTSATGNVIQMTSTHVTSQLTNHLFEDPLGNVTLPCGLDLVSLNIQRGRDHGLPGYTKWRENCGLGKVESFSDLEGHLDPQALQDISSLYKSVHDVDLYTGALAEFPKADGLVGPTFTCLIADQFVRLQRGDRFWYETPDEPYSFTPDQLQELRKTTLAGLICGCSDGVTQTQAEVMRTVGPDNPMLSCEDIPKIVLDAWKETKSETPLLRASFAPLNWTEFKDSINSTIRDVVSYINSTRASAALDTDWAAFKNYVNNTFSDLRNQISGLHPPKPDPVPKEGSSIYPDTFILRSAGAVDVYQDWVSFKSDLVKSLNDSIGSMSSGPAAAANWAAFKQDIVNQLADVKAQVASMKADIKAQVASMKADLAPKLLKMSEEDIESLMKNNSLKDSMIPAIFDWKNFKDGITSSLDDTIADIGKNMPGPGDPAWATYGDDIKDKFSAIRDKIDSQKPAKQLGAGTSDSGDDWLSYKADIVKTINDAVKEIKDKMPPPGDPAWATYRDEIIKSFSVFRTTQSPQELATLPSVDNSVNEAKLTKIEVSDLTKDWQSFHSQINDSLTRIIQDIQSKKPTTVDPVGWTAFRDSITNDFAKLKDEISNMKAEWTAEVDKPKPDKDSPSLQAAAKNGDSSKFDYTKFTKPVIPADEWISFKKQINDTLMNLLRDANDTGRIDLEEVRGIFDESFADLRNEISSLRDLIGRSGWKKADDWISFQKQLNSTIEVLVDTVQDGSKVSAGDMLKILIDTKDKFADLEPPTGVPAEDWSQYSSSVSKTLSDALKVINSKSSASMLKSETPDASSSDNPKSLPEWLLVPCIASIAHWLSSSTIGILVC, encoded by the exons ATGTCGTCGACGGAGTCGACCTCGTTGACCGGCGACAAGCCGGCCAGGGTGTATTACGTTCGCGACTCGTATCCGTTCTATTCCCATCGGAGGAGACAGAAATTACAGCTGCGATGCATCGCGTACACCGTCGCGAC AGCGGTTTTCACGATGGGTTTGATAGCAGCAGTGAGCTACTCGGTGAACCAGGACATCATAGACAACACTCCAAACCTAACATTCTCTACCCAACCATCCGCGAACCTGACCGGATCCTTGAGGTTAGGTTTCGCTCCGGGAGGCTCATACACGCTGTACAGCAATCCGGCGTTCCTGCCAAGTTCGAATTCGATCCTCATTGGCGATAAAAACGAAAATCCACCGCCTCTGAGCGAGGAAGAGTACAAAGAAGGTTTAGAAGCTGGCAGGCAAGCGATAAACGAGCGTCTCTTCGCAGATGCCAGTGCTCTAGCGTCGCCATTGCCATCTCCTTCACCCGAGGCCAGGCATCGCTACGCAGTTAGCACGTGTAGTAGCGTTGGTGCGCTAGCTTTGGCAGCGATCGGTGAACTGGGAGCTACCAAGGCGATCGAGAACACTAGATCGATCTTGGGAGAGACGTCAGCTATTGGTAGCTTCTTCGATGGAGGATGGCTGCCTCGAAGTGTCTGCAAGCATCTGGTTCCACCAGATTGTCCTCCAAGCAAATACAGAACTCTTGATGGCAGCTGCAACCGCCAATTGCAACAGGGTGCTACTATGAAACCATTTAGAAGAGTTTTACCTGCCAACTACGCTGATGGCCTGGAGACACCTCGCAGGTCACTGTCGGGTGCTGAACTACCCTCTGCCAGAGAAGTCAGTCTAAAGGTCCACAAGCCATCCCCTAGCACTAATCCTCATTTTACGGTGATGCTGGCTGTCTACGGGCAATTTCTGGACCATGACATCACTGCCACTGCGATTAGCCAGGGTGTCAATGGCAGCTCTATTTCCTGCTGTCCACCATCCGTTGGACATCCAGAGTGTTTCCCAGTACCAGTAGCTTCCGGTGATCCAGTCTTCGATGTGACTAGTAGGACCTGCATGGAGTTCGTCAGGTCTGCACCTGCACCGCAGTGCAAGCTTGGACCTAGACAGCAGCTGAATCAG GTTACAGCGTTCATCGACGGTTCAGCGGTCTATGGATCGGATGTCAATACGGCTCACAGTTTGCGCGAGTTTTCTGGCGGTCGTCTGAAAATGCAAATCACCCCCGACAATCGAACATTGTTGCCTGCGAGCACCAACCCTACCGACGGCTGCAACAGGGAAACTGAACGCCAAAGAGGACGCTATTGTTTCGCAGCAGGCGATGCTCGTGCAAACGAGAATCTGCATCTCACGACGATGCACCTGCTCTGGGCGAGGCAGCACAACAGGATAGCTGATCAATTGGCTAAGATCAATCCTAACTGGGACGAAGATACCGTCTACGAAGAGACTCGCCGCATAATTGCTGCTCAGATGCAGCACATCACTTATCAAGAATTTCTACCAATCGTTCTAGGCGAAACGGAAACAGCCTTAAGAGGTCTCAGACCTCTTAAGACTGGCTACAGGGACTCAAGCCCGGATGATCCTAACTTCGATCCTACTATAGCCAACAGTTTCGCCTCAGCTGCCTTCCGATTCGCTCACACTTTGCTACCTGGATTGATGAAGATGACGGACGGACAAATGGGCACTTCTTCTTATGTAGAGCTTCACAGGATGCTGTTTAACCCTTACAGTCTCTATGCAGAGGGCGGTGTGAAGAGTTCTGTGACTTCTGCCACTGGGAATGTCATCCAGATGACTTCCACGCATGTCACCTCTCAGCTGACCAATCATCTGTTTGAAGATCCTCTTGGGAATGTTACTCTACCCTGCGGGCTAGATTTGGTCTCGCTGAATATTCAAAGAGGAAGGGACCATGGGCTGCCAGGGTACACTAAGTGGAGAGAAAATTGTGGACTGGGCAAGGTAGAGAGTTTCTCTGATCTGGAGGGACACCTGGACCCGCAGGCTCTGCAAGACATTTCGAGCCTTTATAAGTCAGTTCATGATGTTGATCTATACACTGGAGCTCTAGCTGAGTTCCCTAAAGCTGACGGACTCGTTGGACCCACTTTCACTTGTTTGATCGCGGATCAGTTCGTTAGGTTGCAGAGGGGCGATAGGTTCTGGTATGAGACGCCTGATGAGCCTTATTCGTTTACTCCAG ACCAGCTTCAGGAACTGCGCAAGACGACGCTGGCAGGGCTGATCTGCGGTTGTTCCGACGGAGTAACTCAAACTCAAGCGGAAGTGATGAGAACAGTTGGACCCGACAACCCCATGCTTTCCTGCGAGGACATCCCGAAGATAGTTCTCGATGCTTGGAAGGAAACTAAGTCGGAGACACCTCTCTTAAGAGCTTCGTTCGCGCCACTCAACTGGACAGAGTTCAAAGACAGCATAAACAGCACCATTAGGGACGTAGTATCTTACATCAACAGCACTAGAGCATCAGCTGCGTTAGACACAGACTGGGCAGCTTTTAAGAATTACGTAAACAATACGTTCTCTGATCTGAGGAATCAGATATCCGGGCTTCATCCTCCTAAGCCTGATCCTGTGCCAAAAGAGGGATCCTCAATATATCCAGACACCTTTATTCTACGCTCAGCAGGTGCAGTGGACGTGTACCAGGACTGGGTGAGTTTCAAAAGTGACTTGGTGAAGTCTTTGAACGATTCTATAGGATCCATGAGCAGTGGTCCAGCGGCAGCAGCCAACTGGGCTGCTTTTAAACAGGACATTGTTAATCAGTTAGCTGACGTAAAGGCTCAGGTAGCTTCAATGAAGGCTGATATAAAGGCCCAGGTAGCTTCGATGAAAGCTGATCTTGCTCCCAAGTTGCTGAAGATGTCCGAAGAAGATATTGAATCTTTGATGAAGAATAATAGCCTAAAGGACTCTATGATACCTGCGATCTTCGATTGGAAGAACTTCAAAGATGGCATCACGTCCTCTTTGGACGACACGATTGCGGATATTGGAAAGAACATGCCTGGCCCTGGTGATCCAGCTTGGGCGACGTACGGTGACGACATTAAAGACAAATTCTCCGCTATCCGCGATAAAATAGATAGTCAGAAACCTGCGAAACAATTGGGTGCTGGGACATCGGACTCAGGTGACGATTGGTTGAGCTACAAGGCTGACATTGTTAAGACTATCAACGATGCCGTGAAGGAAATAAAGGACAAGATGCCTCCTCCCGGCGATCCTGCTTGGGCGACTTACAGAGACGAAATTATAAAGAGTTTCTCTGTTTTCAGAACTACCCAGTCCCCACAGGAACTTGCCACGCTACCTTCCGTTGATAACTCCGTCAACGAAGCTAAACTGACAAAAATCGAGGTGTCCGATTTAACTAAAGACTGGCAAAGCTTTCACAGCCAAATCAACGACTCCTTGACAAGAATAATCCAAGATATTCAGAGTAAAAAGCCAACTACCGTTGATCCTGTCGGTTGGACTGCCTTCAGGGATTCAATTACGAACGATTTCGCCAAGCTCAAAGACGAGATCTCGAACATGAAGGCAGAATGGACCGCGGAGGTCGATAAACCGAAGCCTGACAAGGATTCGCCGAGCCTCCAAGCTGCAGCTAAGAACGGAGACAGCTCGAAGTTCGATTACACCAAGTTTACGAAGCCTGTCATCCCCGCGGATGAATGGATTAGCTTCAAGAAGCAGATAAACGACACTCTGATGAATTTATTGCGCGACGCTAATGACACCGGTCGGATAGACCTCGAAGAGGTCCGCGGAATTTTCGACGAGTCTTTCGCTGATTTGAGGAACGAGATCTCGTCGCTGAGGGATCTGATCGGGCGAAGTGGATGGAAGAAGGCGGACGATTGGATAAGTTTCCAGAAGCAATTGAATTCGACGATCGAGGTCCTGGTGGACACCGTTCAGGACGGGAGCAAAGTGTCCGCTGGGGACATGTTGAAGATTCTGATCGACACCAAGGATAAGTTCGCTGATTTGGAACCGCCAACAGGTGTACCGGCGGAAGATTGGTCCCAATATTCGTCCAGTGTTAGCAAGACTCTGTCGGACGCGCTGAAAGTGATAAACTCGAAGAGTTCCGCGTCGATGTTGAAGTCGGAGACACCGGACGCTTCGTCGTCTGACAATCCTAAGTCTCTACCAGAATGGCTGCTTGTCCCTTGCATCGCGAGCATTGCGCACTGGCTGTCTTCGTCGACGATCGGGATATTAGTCTGTTGA